One genomic region from Ammospiza caudacuta isolate bAmmCau1 unplaced genomic scaffold, bAmmCau1.pri scaffold_39, whole genome shotgun sequence encodes:
- the LOC131571853 gene encoding olfactory receptor 14J1-like → MSNSSSIRHFLLLALADTRQLQLLHFCLLLGISLAALLGNGLIISAVACSHHLHTPMFFFLLNLALADLGSICTTVPKAMHNSLWDTSNISYTGCAAQLFFFLFFISAEYFLLTIMCYDRYMSICKPLHYGTLLGSRACAHMAAAAWASGFLNALLHTANTFSLPLCHGNALGQFFCEVPHILKLSCSKSYQREVGLIAGSACSIFGCFVFMVFSYGQIFRAVVRIPTEQGRHKAFSTCLPHLAVVTLFISTSFFTYLKPSSMSSPSLDLALSVLYSVVPPALNPLIYSLRSQDLKASVRRLMIGCFQNH, encoded by the coding sequence atgtccaacagcagctccatcaggcacttcctcctgctggcattggcagacacgcggcagctgcagctcctgcacttctgcctcttgctgggcatctccctggctgccctcctgggcaacggcctcatcatcagcgccgtagcctgcagccaccacctgcacacgcccatgttcttcttcctgctcaacctggccctcgctgacctgggctccatctgcaccactgtccccaaagccatgcacaattccctctgggacaccagcaacatctcctacactggatgtgctgcacagctctttttctttctcttcttcatttCAGCAGAGTATTttctcctgaccatcatgtgctacgaccgctacatgtccatctgcaaacccctgcactacgggaccctcctgggcagcagagcttgtgcccacatggcagcagctgcctgggccagtggctttctcaatgctctgctgcacacagccaatacattttccctgcccttgtgccatggcaatgccctgggccagttcttctgtgaagtTCCCCATATCCTCAaactctcctgctccaaatcctaCCAGAGGGAGGTTGGACTCATTGCAGGTAGTGCCTGTTCGatatttggttgttttgtgttcatggttttctcctatgggcagatcttcagggctgtggtGAGGATCCCCACTGAGCAGGGaaggcacaaagccttttccacctgcctccctcacctggctgtggtcaCCCTGTTCATCAGCACTTCATTTTTTACATACCTGAAGCCCTCCTCCATgtcctctccatccctggatctggccctttcagttctgtactcagtggtgcctccagccctgaaccccctcatctacagcctgaggagcCAGGACCTAAAGGCTTCTGTGAGGAGACTGATGATTGGATGCTTTCAGAATCATTAA